A region from the Acidiferrobacter sp. SPIII_3 genome encodes:
- the pyrC gene encoding dihydroorotase: MSLTLIRPDDWHVHLRDEALLRAVLPDTARRFARAIVMPNLKSPVRTVAEARAYRERILAARSAGSVFEPLMTLYLTDNTPASEIERARASGFVHGVKYYPAGATTHSDFGVTDIERCGDTLAAMEALGLPLLVHGEVTDPAVDVFDREAVFIDRILQKVVARFPRLKIVLEHVTTRDGVEFVVAAPATVAATLTAHHLLLNRNAMFHGGIRPHAYCLPVLKRERHREALVAAAISGSPKFFLGTDSAPHARRTKEAVCGCAGVYTAHAGIELYAEVFRVAGALARLEGFASLHGPAFYGLAANRERITLIEESWPVVSEIDLAPAGMDDTLVPFRAGESVGFRIAEAGV, translated from the coding sequence GTGTCGCTTACGCTGATACGTCCTGACGACTGGCACGTCCATCTGCGCGACGAGGCCCTGCTGCGCGCGGTCCTGCCGGACACCGCGCGACGCTTCGCGCGCGCCATCGTGATGCCCAACCTGAAGTCGCCGGTGCGTACCGTGGCCGAGGCCCGCGCTTATCGCGAACGGATCCTGGCGGCGCGGTCGGCGGGATCGGTCTTCGAGCCCTTGATGACGCTGTATCTCACCGACAATACGCCAGCGAGCGAGATCGAGCGTGCCCGGGCCAGCGGTTTCGTCCATGGCGTGAAGTACTATCCGGCCGGCGCCACGACCCATTCGGACTTCGGCGTGACCGACATCGAGCGGTGTGGCGATACGCTCGCTGCCATGGAGGCCTTGGGTCTGCCGTTGCTTGTGCATGGCGAAGTCACCGACCCCGCGGTCGACGTCTTCGATCGCGAGGCGGTCTTCATCGACCGCATACTCCAGAAGGTCGTTGCGCGCTTCCCGCGTCTCAAGATTGTTCTCGAGCACGTGACCACCCGCGATGGGGTGGAATTCGTCGTGGCCGCGCCGGCCACGGTGGCCGCGACCCTCACCGCCCATCATCTGCTCTTGAACCGCAATGCCATGTTCCATGGCGGCATCCGTCCGCACGCCTATTGCCTGCCGGTCCTAAAGCGCGAGCGTCATCGCGAGGCCTTGGTGGCCGCGGCGATCTCGGGGAGCCCCAAGTTCTTCCTTGGTACCGACAGCGCGCCCCACGCGCGGCGCACGAAAGAGGCGGTGTGCGGCTGTGCGGGTGTCTACACCGCGCATGCCGGTATCGAACTCTATGCCGAGGTCTTTAGGGTGGCCGGCGCGCTTGCCAGGCTCGAGGGTTTCGCGAGTCTCCACGGTCCGGCCTTCTACGGGCTGGCCGCGAACCGCGAGCGCATCACGCTCATCGAGGAATCGTGGCCGGTGGTGTCCGAGATCGACCTTGCGCCAGCCGGTATGGACGATACCCTGGTCCCGTTCCGGGCGGGGGAGTCTGTCGGCTTTCGTATCGCCGAGGCCGGGGTGTGA
- a CDS encoding S-(hydroxymethyl)glutathione dehydrogenase/class III alcohol dehydrogenase has protein sequence MDVRAAVAYAADRPLVVETVQLDGPRAGEVLVEIKATGVCHTDAFTLSGSDPEGLFPTILGHEGAGVVVEVGPGVRSLRPGDHVIPLYTPECRECEYCLSGKTNLCQAIRATQGRGVMPDGTSRFSIGGRSLYHYMGTSTFANYTVLPEIALAKIREDAPFDKVCYIGCGVTTGIGAVIYTAKVRPGDNVVVFGLGGIGLNVIQGARMAGADRIVGVDINPDKRAIAERFGMTHFVNPREVEGDLVPYLVSVTKGGADFSFECIGNVTTMRQALECCHKGWGTSIIIGVAASGEEIKTRPFQLVTGRNWRGSAFGGARGRTDVPKIVDWYMEGKINIDDLITHTLPLAEINTAFDLMDRGESIRTVLMY, from the coding sequence ATGGACGTACGCGCAGCAGTCGCTTATGCGGCCGATCGGCCATTGGTGGTGGAGACTGTACAACTCGACGGACCTCGCGCCGGCGAGGTGCTCGTCGAGATCAAGGCCACCGGGGTCTGCCATACCGATGCCTTCACCTTATCAGGGAGTGACCCGGAAGGGCTTTTTCCCACCATCCTGGGACACGAGGGCGCGGGCGTGGTCGTGGAGGTGGGGCCTGGAGTCCGGTCGCTCCGTCCCGGCGATCACGTCATTCCGTTGTACACGCCGGAATGTCGTGAGTGCGAGTATTGCCTGAGCGGCAAGACCAATCTCTGTCAGGCGATCCGCGCGACCCAGGGGCGCGGGGTCATGCCCGACGGCACCAGTCGTTTTTCCATCGGCGGCCGGTCGCTCTACCATTACATGGGGACCAGTACCTTTGCCAACTACACGGTCCTTCCTGAGATTGCGCTTGCGAAGATCCGCGAGGATGCCCCGTTCGACAAGGTCTGCTATATCGGCTGCGGGGTCACGACCGGTATAGGCGCGGTGATCTACACCGCCAAGGTGCGTCCCGGCGACAATGTCGTGGTGTTCGGTCTCGGCGGGATCGGCCTGAACGTCATCCAGGGGGCGCGCATGGCGGGGGCCGACCGGATCGTGGGGGTCGATATCAACCCCGATAAGCGCGCGATCGCCGAGCGCTTCGGCATGACGCACTTCGTGAACCCGCGCGAGGTGGAGGGCGATCTCGTACCCTATCTCGTGAGCGTCACCAAAGGTGGCGCGGATTTCAGCTTCGAATGCATCGGGAATGTGACGACCATGCGCCAGGCCCTGGAGTGCTGTCATAAGGGCTGGGGCACGAGCATCATCATAGGGGTGGCGGCGAGCGGCGAGGAGATCAAGACACGCCCCTTTCAGCTCGTGACCGGGCGTAACTGGCGGGGCTCGGCATTCGGGGGTGCCCGTGGGCGTACCGATGTCCCGAAGATCGTCGATTGGTATATGGAGGGCAAGATCAATATCGACGACCTGATCACGCATACCCTGCCGCTTGCCGAGATCAATACCGCCTTCGATCTTATGGATCGGGGTGAGTCGATCCGAACCGTGTTGATGTACTAG
- a CDS encoding ORF6N domain-containing protein encodes MAVKKTKRAALIVPEERIARGILVIRGHKVLLDADLADLYGVTTKRLNEQVKRNPERFPADFLFPLTAEEKAQVVANCDHLQRLKFSPALPNAFTEHGALMAASVLNTLRAVEMSVFVVRTFVRLRQMLASNVELARKLAALEKKYDAQFQVVFEAIRELMTPPEPKKKRSIGFAPWEEK; translated from the coding sequence ATGGCGGTTAAGAAGACCAAACGGGCCGCACTGATCGTCCCCGAGGAGCGCATCGCCCGAGGCATCCTGGTGATTCGCGGCCACAAGGTCCTGCTCGATGCCGATCTGGCCGATCTCTACGGGGTCACCACCAAGCGCTTGAACGAACAGGTGAAACGTAATCCGGAGCGGTTCCCGGCGGATTTCCTGTTTCCGCTCACGGCCGAAGAGAAGGCCCAGGTGGTCGCAAACTGCGACCACCTCCAGCGCCTTAAGTTTTCCCCGGCACTGCCCAATGCCTTCACCGAGCATGGCGCCCTCATGGCCGCCTCGGTGCTCAATACGCTGCGGGCGGTCGAGATGAGCGTATTCGTTGTGCGCACCTTCGTGCGCCTGCGTCAGATGCTCGCCTCGAACGTCGAACTTGCCCGCAAGCTTGCCGCCCTTGAGAAGAAGTACGACGCTCAGTTCCAGGTCGTGTTCGAGGCCATCCGTGAATTGATGACTCCCCCTGAGCCCAAGAAGAAGCGCTCCATAGGATTCGCGCCATGGGAGGAGAAATGA
- a CDS encoding EAL domain-containing protein: MNEDLDPFGRHAAHLLHAAQGYVSDIDDQLIAAFQRGLFRHAGPEDVIALLTPEQFAHTQARPLAQLRHLLDPDLDRNTHEREAIATGQIYSFLGIKTSWLVDSYALYLERLLQRLGPWIGAPDRRVHIRSAVTMRVMANLNAQVHGREILARAEQEAVAQISGLLQGAMTFNDLVRQALNHLTALPGMVAGTFARPDSRGDIQCEIVVGETMERHVASLLACNIVPTIRDGDPRGLGPSGRAWRSNQIQQALIIASDHTFAPWHEYARRLGYVSQATIPLADRAGCPRALLSLYHSWPGYFSVPRRVNLLTHIRAGLETVIAQGAASGHVISHPARIAYRETLSRGDLVMLYQPVIDLRSGGLAKVEALARLDKHDGTYAAPGDFLAAFGEHELRQLFALGLRQALRDLRDWQDQGLVTSVAVNLPTQAFVDDEYLRIAREILRDSPMEPERITLELLENGEIDNKQARTKLLPQWKALGVRLAQDDLGSGYSSLIRMEQLGVDDVKIDHGLVRAAAQAPHKALRFIYHLTHLAHDVGIRVTVEGLETGGLIEAAAILGADFGQGYAIARPMAANDIRRWRHAPLAIEPRHPRTALGAYAAMILRNALMILAGTRSEFLRAVLSEPSGLAYYLHAHDLEDTALGHAHAHLLDCAQAGADSVGYGDAHQAVEALLRAHIVTEASAVATSGSRSAARLGASRRQAAQTTQRGTTARTNPRMRQGRRPARPS, translated from the coding sequence ATGAACGAAGACCTCGATCCCTTCGGGCGACACGCGGCCCATCTTCTGCATGCGGCGCAGGGGTATGTATCGGATATCGACGATCAACTGATCGCGGCCTTTCAGCGTGGGCTCTTTCGGCACGCCGGCCCCGAGGACGTCATAGCCCTTCTGACGCCGGAGCAGTTCGCGCACACACAGGCAAGACCGCTCGCGCAATTGCGCCATCTCCTCGATCCCGACCTCGACCGCAACACCCACGAGCGGGAGGCGATTGCCACCGGGCAGATCTACAGCTTCCTCGGCATCAAAACGAGTTGGCTCGTCGACTCCTATGCGCTCTATCTGGAACGGCTCCTGCAGCGCCTCGGCCCCTGGATTGGCGCGCCTGATAGGCGCGTACACATTCGCTCGGCCGTAACGATGCGCGTCATGGCCAATCTCAACGCCCAGGTACATGGCCGGGAGATTCTTGCACGCGCGGAGCAAGAGGCGGTCGCGCAAATATCCGGCCTGCTCCAAGGCGCGATGACCTTCAATGATCTGGTGCGCCAGGCCCTAAATCACCTCACCGCCCTGCCCGGCATGGTCGCCGGCACCTTCGCGCGCCCCGATAGCCGCGGTGACATCCAGTGTGAGATCGTGGTCGGAGAGACGATGGAGCGCCATGTGGCCTCCCTGCTCGCCTGCAACATCGTCCCGACAATCCGCGACGGCGACCCACGCGGCCTCGGCCCCTCGGGCCGCGCCTGGCGCTCCAATCAGATCCAGCAGGCGCTCATCATCGCTTCCGACCACACCTTCGCTCCCTGGCATGAGTACGCGCGCAGGCTCGGCTATGTCTCCCAGGCCACCATTCCCCTGGCGGACCGCGCCGGCTGCCCGCGCGCGCTCCTGAGCTTGTATCATAGCTGGCCCGGATATTTCAGCGTGCCACGCCGGGTCAATCTGTTGACGCACATACGCGCCGGACTCGAGACGGTGATCGCCCAGGGCGCGGCCTCGGGACATGTCATAAGCCATCCTGCGCGCATCGCCTACCGCGAGACGTTAAGCCGCGGCGACCTCGTGATGCTCTATCAACCGGTCATCGATTTGCGATCGGGCGGCCTCGCAAAAGTCGAGGCGCTGGCGCGTCTCGACAAACACGATGGCACCTACGCCGCTCCTGGCGACTTCCTCGCGGCGTTCGGCGAACATGAACTCCGTCAACTCTTTGCGCTGGGTCTGCGTCAGGCGCTGCGCGACCTGCGCGATTGGCAGGACCAGGGCCTTGTCACCTCGGTGGCCGTGAACCTGCCGACGCAGGCGTTCGTCGATGACGAATATCTGCGCATAGCCCGCGAGATCCTGCGTGACTCACCCATGGAACCAGAACGTATCACGCTCGAACTTCTCGAAAACGGCGAGATCGACAACAAGCAGGCCCGCACCAAGCTGCTTCCGCAATGGAAGGCACTCGGCGTGCGGCTCGCGCAGGACGATCTCGGGTCTGGATACAGCTCACTCATCCGCATGGAACAATTGGGTGTGGATGACGTCAAGATCGACCACGGTCTCGTGCGCGCCGCGGCGCAAGCACCGCACAAGGCGCTACGCTTCATCTATCACCTTACGCACCTGGCGCACGATGTCGGCATTCGCGTTACCGTGGAGGGCCTGGAGACCGGCGGCCTCATAGAGGCCGCCGCCATCCTCGGAGCCGACTTCGGGCAGGGCTATGCGATCGCGCGCCCCATGGCCGCAAACGACATCAGGCGCTGGAGGCACGCGCCGCTTGCGATAGAGCCCCGCCACCCGCGCACCGCACTCGGCGCCTATGCCGCCATGATCCTGCGTAACGCGCTCATGATCCTGGCCGGAACACGGTCTGAATTCTTGCGCGCCGTCCTCTCCGAGCCGAGCGGGCTCGCCTATTACCTGCACGCGCATGACCTTGAAGACACCGCCCTCGGCCATGCGCATGCGCACCTCCTCGACTGCGCGCAGGCCGGCGCCGATTCCGTGGGTTATGGGGATGCCCACCAAGCCGTGGAAGCCTTACTGCGCGCCCACATCGTGACGGAAGCATCGGCGGTAGCGACCTCCGGGTCCCGCTCCGCGGCGCGCTTGGGAGCCAGCCGCCGACAGGCCGCGCAGACGACCCAACGGGGCACTACGGCGCGCACCAATCCGCGGATGCGCCAAGGCCGACGGCCTGCGCGGCCATCGTGA
- the bioD gene encoding dethiobiotin synthase yields the protein MNGVFVTGTDTGVGKTLVSTALVLGYAERGERVAGLKPIVSGMVEGGVYEDVEALRRASVPARAVEECTLYAFRPAIAPHFAAAQAGRTVDLAAVVRFVQGAWREVDRVVVEGAGGFLVPLTATDGFADLARALNLPVVLVVGLRLGAINHALLTYEAIIARGLVLAGWVGTMLAPEVAAGTLEGLRDYLPAPCLGIVPYHAPVDPEFARRHITIP from the coding sequence ATGAACGGCGTCTTTGTGACGGGCACGGATACCGGGGTCGGAAAGACGCTCGTGAGCACGGCGCTCGTTTTGGGTTATGCCGAGCGGGGTGAGCGGGTCGCGGGGCTGAAGCCTATCGTCTCGGGCATGGTCGAGGGTGGAGTCTATGAGGACGTCGAGGCGCTACGGCGGGCGAGTGTGCCGGCACGCGCCGTGGAGGAGTGCACTTTGTATGCCTTCCGGCCGGCCATCGCCCCACACTTCGCGGCCGCGCAGGCGGGCCGCACCGTGGATCTGGCGGCGGTCGTGCGTTTCGTGCAGGGGGCATGGCGCGAGGTGGACCGGGTCGTGGTCGAGGGCGCTGGAGGGTTTCTGGTGCCGTTGACCGCCACCGATGGCTTCGCCGATCTCGCGCGTGCCCTCAATCTTCCGGTGGTGCTGGTCGTGGGCCTGCGTCTGGGCGCGATCAATCATGCCCTTTTGACCTACGAGGCGATCATCGCCCGTGGCCTGGTGTTGGCCGGTTGGGTCGGCACCATGCTGGCACCCGAGGTGGCGGCCGGAACGCTCGAGGGCCTGCGTGATTATTTGCCGGCACCATGTCTCGGTATAGTCCCTTATCATGCGCCGGTCGATCCCGAGTTCGCGCGTCGCCATATCACCATTCCATAG
- a CDS encoding zinc ribbon domain-containing protein, translating into MSFKALAAALKKQWIAERTRCQSCGMPVIYDKKYRPGSDYCSYCHDGNSFVKDMRLSDMRARVKGLLENRKAPALVRFYMHWRLATLRRWRKSAGLR; encoded by the coding sequence ATGAGCTTCAAGGCATTAGCGGCAGCATTGAAGAAGCAGTGGATAGCCGAGCGTACGCGTTGCCAGAGTTGTGGTATGCCAGTCATCTATGACAAGAAGTATCGGCCGGGTAGTGACTATTGCAGTTATTGCCACGATGGAAATTCGTTTGTAAAGGACATGCGGCTGTCCGATATGCGGGCGCGGGTGAAGGGCTTGTTGGAGAACCGCAAGGCCCCGGCGCTGGTCCGCTTTTATATGCACTGGCGGCTCGCCACCCTCAGGCGTTGGCGCAAATCCGCGGGCCTGCGTTGA
- the fghA gene encoding S-formylglutathione hydrolase, with amino-acid sequence MSADLKLLEEHACFGGRVARYEHASESCHGPMRFSIYLPPQIATGRVPVVYFLAGLTCTEETFMIKAGAQRYAAEWGLALVAPDTSPRRTGIPDETRDWDLGSGASFYVDATEEPWSRHYRMHRYVAEELPALVAASFPVDGTRQALCGHSMGGHGALTIGLRHEHRYRSLSAFAPVCAPSRTPWGQKAFGIYLGADEACWRDYDTVALLKAREGQVIAPMLVDQGGDDPYLERELKTRWLDGLGGGALTLRWHEGYDHSYFFIASFIGDHLAFHARHLGVT; translated from the coding sequence ATGAGCGCAGATCTGAAGCTTCTGGAGGAACACGCATGCTTTGGCGGCCGTGTGGCGCGCTATGAGCATGCCTCGGAGAGCTGCCATGGCCCCATGCGTTTCTCGATCTATCTGCCACCGCAGATCGCCACCGGGCGCGTCCCTGTCGTCTATTTCCTGGCGGGCCTCACATGCACCGAGGAGACGTTCATGATCAAGGCTGGGGCGCAGCGCTACGCCGCGGAGTGGGGGCTTGCCCTGGTCGCGCCCGATACCAGCCCGCGACGCACCGGTATCCCGGACGAGACCCGCGATTGGGACCTTGGCAGCGGTGCATCATTTTATGTGGATGCGACCGAGGAGCCATGGAGTCGCCACTATCGGATGCACCGGTATGTCGCAGAAGAGCTCCCGGCCCTGGTCGCTGCCTCATTCCCCGTGGATGGCACGCGCCAGGCCTTGTGCGGTCACTCCATGGGCGGCCACGGGGCCCTCACCATCGGTCTGCGTCATGAGCACCGTTACCGTTCGCTGTCGGCCTTTGCCCCGGTGTGCGCCCCAAGCCGCACCCCCTGGGGCCAAAAGGCCTTTGGCATCTATCTCGGGGCCGATGAGGCGTGTTGGCGGGATTACGATACCGTGGCGCTTCTGAAGGCCCGCGAGGGTCAGGTGATCGCGCCCATGCTCGTGGATCAAGGTGGCGATGATCCCTACCTCGAGCGCGAGCTGAAGACCCGATGGCTCGACGGTTTGGGCGGCGGGGCGCTCACCCTGCGCTGGCATGAGGGATATGACCACAGCTATTTTTTCATCGCAAGCTTCATAGGCGACCATCTGGCCTTCCATGCGCGCCATCTGGGTGTCACCTAG
- a CDS encoding tyrosine-type recombinase/integrase: MPVTSALWATSKRASWPHPLPTAGEISSLITWATETTMRRGEIAAMRWERLDRRARVLLIPETKNGTPRLAPLSSAALAVLDALPRRLDGRVWDMRPDSITQAFERACQAAGLRA; the protein is encoded by the coding sequence ATGCCCGTGACCAGCGCGTTGTGGGCAACGAGCAAGCGCGCCTCCTGGCCGCACCCTTTGCCTACGGCGGGGGAGATCAGCTCCCTCATTACCTGGGCCACGGAGACCACCATGCGCCGGGGCGAGATTGCGGCGATGCGCTGGGAACGCCTGGACCGGCGGGCCCGCGTGCTACTTATCCCTGAGACCAAGAACGGCACGCCCAGGCTGGCGCCGTTGTCATCGGCGGCCCTGGCGGTCCTGGATGCGCTGCCCCGGCGGCTGGACGGTCGAGTGTGGGACATGCGTCCGGATTCGATCACACAAGCCTTTGAGCGGGCCTGCCAGGCGGCTGGCTTGAGGGCCTGA
- a CDS encoding host attachment protein has translation MDYTWILVADRARARIVAKPNAVPSNGRDWEELEPLVYPEARTPERALSADKPGRTFDRKGSGRHAMTTEISAKEEAAARFAKTLARVLDKGRTNHLYESLILVAEPGFLGTLQANLSAQTAKKVIDKIPKDLTTRPHKELTQDLRALLRPRG, from the coding sequence ATGGACTACACATGGATATTAGTCGCTGACCGGGCGCGCGCCCGAATCGTCGCTAAGCCCAACGCGGTGCCCAGCAATGGGCGCGACTGGGAAGAGCTCGAGCCCCTCGTGTATCCGGAGGCACGCACACCCGAGCGGGCCCTGTCGGCCGATAAACCCGGACGTACCTTCGATCGCAAGGGCTCTGGCCGCCATGCCATGACCACCGAGATATCCGCGAAGGAAGAGGCCGCAGCGCGCTTTGCAAAGACCCTGGCCCGGGTCCTGGACAAGGGACGGACCAACCACCTGTATGAATCCCTCATCCTGGTGGCCGAACCCGGCTTCCTGGGTACCCTGCAGGCCAATCTGTCGGCACAGACCGCCAAAAAGGTCATCGACAAGATCCCGAAAGACCTCACGACGCGACCACATAAGGAACTCACCCAAGACTTGCGCGCGCTTCTGCGTCCACGCGGATAG
- a CDS encoding MFS transporter, whose amino-acid sequence MDHSDDGGKSTPGPGAPGHDDQPGLLAQQAVRAASLGMFLDGFDLSIMAIALLPLRTQWHLRAGAVGNLMAAALIGSLLGGLIGGRLVDRFGRRALLLPNVALYALGAIASALSPDLTTLWIARFVVGLAVGMDYPLVATVVAEYSGEGDRGQGFAGINVAWYLGAFASTLLGLALLRLGPDSWRLMLGAALLPALVLLWLRRRIPESPRWLMRRGSQGAAREALQRLHPAWGEARVTDVLARFSGTVRRTAILFQRPWRKRLALSLVPWTCLDIVGLGIGLYFPLILRMQGLAGNNTAAAGINAAFLLVSTAGILFIYRRLDRWGRIPLQTAGFGLMVVGLLLFAFGIATHEVVSVYAGSAVYSLGTGIGPGVTAMALSVEIFPTELRASAGGLATAVSRLGAAFSAIIFPRLEAAWGLPIVLVLMAGVSLIGAGVTRGCPVEPAGHTLEALENHGH is encoded by the coding sequence GTGGATCACAGCGATGATGGGGGGAAATCAACACCGGGCCCCGGGGCGCCCGGTCATGACGACCAACCCGGTCTTCTCGCGCAGCAAGCGGTGCGCGCGGCGAGCCTCGGCATGTTCCTCGACGGCTTCGACCTGAGCATCATGGCCATCGCCTTGCTACCACTCCGCACTCAATGGCATCTGCGGGCCGGGGCCGTCGGGAACCTCATGGCCGCCGCCCTCATCGGGTCGCTGCTTGGCGGCCTCATCGGCGGCCGCCTGGTCGATCGCTTCGGGCGCCGCGCCCTACTCCTCCCCAATGTCGCCCTGTATGCCCTCGGCGCCATCGCCAGCGCCCTCAGCCCGGACCTTACAACCCTGTGGATCGCCCGCTTTGTGGTCGGACTCGCGGTCGGCATGGATTACCCACTGGTGGCCACGGTCGTCGCCGAATACAGCGGCGAAGGCGACCGCGGGCAGGGTTTTGCCGGCATCAACGTCGCCTGGTATCTGGGGGCCTTCGCCTCGACGCTGTTGGGGCTTGCGCTGCTACGTCTCGGACCCGACTCCTGGCGCCTCATGCTCGGCGCGGCCCTGCTGCCGGCGCTGGTCTTGCTATGGCTGCGCCGCCGCATCCCCGAATCGCCGCGCTGGCTCATGCGTCGCGGATCGCAGGGTGCGGCGCGCGAGGCCCTGCAGCGCCTGCATCCGGCGTGGGGCGAAGCACGAGTCACGGATGTCCTGGCGCGTTTCTCCGGGACCGTGCGCCGTACCGCCATCCTCTTCCAGCGTCCCTGGCGCAAGCGGCTGGCCTTGAGTCTCGTCCCCTGGACCTGTCTTGACATCGTGGGTCTTGGCATCGGTCTTTACTTCCCACTGATCCTGCGCATGCAAGGACTAGCCGGCAACAACACCGCCGCCGCCGGTATCAACGCCGCATTCCTGCTGGTCTCGACCGCCGGTATCCTGTTCATCTACCGGCGTCTCGACCGTTGGGGCCGCATCCCACTGCAGACCGCGGGATTCGGGCTCATGGTCGTGGGCCTGCTGTTGTTCGCCTTCGGTATCGCGACCCATGAAGTGGTGAGCGTTTACGCCGGGTCCGCGGTCTATTCCCTGGGGACTGGTATCGGTCCAGGGGTTACCGCCATGGCACTTTCCGTCGAGATCTTCCCAACCGAACTGCGCGCCAGCGCAGGGGGGCTTGCGACGGCGGTCTCGCGGCTGGGCGCGGCGTTCTCGGCGATCATCTTTCCGCGCCTGGAGGCCGCCTGGGGACTACCCATCGTCCTCGTGCTCATGGCCGGCGTTTCGCTCATCGGCGCCGGGGTGACCCGCGGCTGTCCGGTGGAACCCGCCGGACACACCCTCGAGGCCCTAGAGAACCATGGGCACTAA
- a CDS encoding DUF2459 domain-containing protein — protein sequence MGTKYTSAGRRGQSTARLATPAVALLVLAGCARPSASAPTTPMPAIAPGPALGIVREGWHTGLIVPEAELTGVLRSLRIRLAPAPFVILGWGQRRYYMARDPGLLTGLAALFPSASVIHVRPWRPRPELRSSRHRTWLHLPAGGWRGLRVFLDRAFAHPRDHLEALGAHGRRGLFFASTGTYDAFHTCNTWTMQALHAARLPATSTGVLFAGQVGSALRVAPLRRFQTTPVITPGHKPSS from the coding sequence ATGGGCACTAAGTACACATCCGCCGGCCGGCGCGGGCAATCTACAGCCCGGCTCGCGACGCCGGCCGTGGCCCTGCTCGTCCTGGCCGGCTGTGCCCGGCCCTCGGCATCGGCGCCCACCACACCCATGCCCGCGATCGCGCCGGGACCAGCCCTGGGGATCGTACGCGAGGGTTGGCACACGGGCCTGATCGTGCCCGAGGCGGAGTTGACCGGCGTCTTGAGGTCCCTACGGATTCGGCTCGCGCCGGCGCCCTTCGTGATCCTCGGTTGGGGGCAACGCCGTTATTACATGGCCCGTGACCCGGGCCTCCTGACTGGCCTTGCCGCCCTGTTTCCGTCGGCAAGCGTCATCCACGTCCGGCCCTGGCGACCCCGACCGGAGCTTCGATCATCGCGACACCGCACATGGCTACACCTGCCAGCGGGCGGCTGGCGGGGCCTGCGCGTCTTTCTCGATCGGGCCTTTGCGCATCCCCGCGACCATCTCGAGGCCCTGGGGGCGCACGGTCGCCGTGGGCTTTTTTTCGCGTCGACCGGGACCTATGACGCTTTCCACACCTGCAACACCTGGACCATGCAAGCCTTGCACGCCGCGCGGCTACCGGCCACCAGTACCGGTGTCCTGTTTGCCGGTCAGGTCGGCAGCGCCTTGCGTGTCGCCCCCCTGCGTCGCTTCCAGACCACACCCGTGATCACCCCCGGACACAAGCCGTCATCTTGA